From the Budorcas taxicolor isolate Tak-1 chromosome 1, Takin1.1, whole genome shotgun sequence genome, one window contains:
- the LOC128050031 gene encoding 5-hydroxytryptamine receptor 3E-like: MDRSWFHRERLSFYIVLSLLLPGRGSTFTINCTGFGQNGMYTTALDSVFERKAFRPVINFSIPTIVNISFTVSAILNVDEQLQLLSSFLWLEMIWDNPFISWNPEECDGISKISVATKNLWLPDIFITEFMDVDKTPKGLKAFISNEGRIRYKKPMKVVSICNLNIFYFPFDQQNCTLTFSSFLYTVEYISLGMEKEVWEIADTSQNIIQTHGEWELLAINKATPKKSVGTNLYDQIIFYVAIRRRPKLYIMNLLVPSSFLVTIDALSFYLPAGSESRAPFKITLLLGYNVFLLMMNDLLPASGTPLISVYFALCLSLMVLSLLETIFISYLLHLATTQPPPMPRWLHFLLLHCTSPRTCCPAVPQKGNTGLAHLPGVKEPMELVQKLPGPRETELNGCPGSTRAQQEDKAQKQHLVSLWVQFSHVMDTLLFCLYLLFLATSIVTVIILWNT, from the exons ATGGACAGAAGCTGGTTCCACAGGGAGAGACTCTCCTTCTATATTGTTCTCAGTCTTCTGCTTCCAG GAAGAGGCAGTACTTTCACCATCAACTGCACAGGGTTTGGCCAGAACGGGATGTACACCACCGCTCTGGATTCAGTGTTTGAAAGAAAGGCCTTCCGTCCAGTCATCAACTTCAGCATCCCCACCATAGTCAACATCTCCTTCACTGTGTCTGCCATCCTAAATGTT GATGAACAGTTACAGCTCTTGTCATCATTTCTGTGGCTGGAAATG ATCTGGGACAACCCATTTATCAGTTGGAACCCAGAGGAGTGTGACGGCATCTCGAAGATCAGTGTGGCAACCAAGAACCTGTGGCTCCCAGACATTTTCATCACGGAATT CATGGATGTGGATAAGACCCCAAAAGGCCTCAAGGCATTCATAAGTAATGAAGGTCGCATCAGGTATAAGAAACCCATGAAGGTGGTAAGCATCTGTAACCTGAACATCTTCTACTTCCCCTTTGACCAGCAGAACTGCACCCTCACCTTCAGCTCATTTCTCTACACAG TGGAGTACATATCGCTGGGCATGGAGAAAGAAGTGTGGGAAATAGCAGACACATCCCAGAACATCATTCAGACCCATGGAGAATGGGAGCTCCTGGCCATCAACAAGGCCACCCCAAAGAAGTCTGTGGGCACCAACCTGTATGATCAGATCATCTTCTAT GTGGCCATCAGGCGCAGACCCAAACTCTACATTATGAATCTCCTGGTGCCGAGTAGCTTTCTGGTCACCATTGACGCCCTCAGCTTCTATCTGCCAGCAGGAAGCGAGAGCCGTGCCCCATTCAAGATAACTCTTCTGCTGGGCTACAACGTCTTCCTGCTCATGATGAATGACTTACTCCCTGCCAGTGGCACCCCCCTCATCA GTGTCTATTTTGCCCTGTGTCTGTCCCTGATGGTGCTCAGCCTGCTGGAGACCATCTTCATCTCCTACCTGCTGCACCTGGCCaccacccagcccccacccatGCCTCGCTGGCTCCATTTCCTGCTTCTACACTGCACCAGCCCAAGGACATGCTGCCCCGCTGTGCCTCAGAAGGGAAACACGGGCCTTGCCCACCTGCCTG GTGTGAAGGAGCCCATGGAGTTGGTGCAGAAGTTGCCAGGTCCCAGAGAGACAGAGCTAAATGGGTGCCCTGGGTCCACGAGGGCCCAGCAGGAAGACAAGGCTCAAAAGCAGCACTTGGTCAGCCTGTGGGTGCAGTTCAGCCACGTGATGGACACCTTGCTCTTCTGCCTCTACCTGCTCTTCTTGGCCACTTCCATTGTCACAGTCATCATCCTCTGGAACACCTAA